TTATCCATCTAACCTTTCTTCCTGAAATTATCTGACTTCGACTCATAGGTCTCATAAGCTTTGATAATATATTGAACGAGATCGTGCCTTACTACATCTTTTTCTGAAAAATATATAAATTTAATATCTTGAATATTTTTCAATATATATTGAATCTCTATTAAACCTGATATTTTACCGTCAGGTAAATCTACCTGCGTTATATCTCCGGTGATGATGGTTTTAGAATTAAAACCCATGCGGGTCAGGAACATCTTCATCTGTTCTGAAGTCGCATTTTGGGCTTCGTCCAAGATAATAAATGAATCATTCAACGTCCTCCCCCTCATATATGCGATAGGAGCAATTTCAATTAATTCTCTTTCTATGAATTTTTGAGCCTTTTCAAAATCTATCATATCATATAGAGCATCATAAAGAGGTCTTAAGTAGGGATTGACCTTTGCATAGAGATCTCCCGGTAGAAAGCCTAATTTTTCTCCAGCCTCTACAGCAGGTCTAGCTAAGATGATCTTACGAAACTGTTTATTAATCAAACCAGAAACCCCCATGGCCATTGCAAGATAAGTCTTACCTGTACCTGCAGGTCCTATTCCAAAAACAATATTATTTTTTCGAATAGCCTCAATATACTTCTTTTGAACAATGCTCTTGGGAGTTATATATCTTCTTTTTGAGGCAACCTCAACTCTTTCTGAAAATATACCTTTTATATCAGCGCCATTATTTTCAATAAAAACTCTTAATATAAATTTCAAGTCATTATCCTCAAAAGGACAATTTTCTTCCAACATACTGTACAAATCCATTATTAACTTCTCAACTTTTAATACGCTTGCTTTTTCACCCTTTATATTCATTCTGTTTCCTCTTGTTGATATTCTCACATTAAAGCTATTTTCAATCTGTTTGAGATGTCTATCATTGATTCCATAAAGGGATGGAATATAGTCACTGTTCTCTAAAAGAATTTCTTTGCTAAATTCTGAAATCAATATATTCATTCTCCAAAAAAACAATCATTTTATCTGAAATCAATTATAAAGATGAAACAATCTATGAGATTTAGTGAATATTTAACTAAGAAATATTATATTTATCTCTATCATAAATCATACTAAAAATCAAAAATTATTTATTTTCTAGAAAGTCTTCTTTTTAATTCTATTTCAATATC
This portion of the Nitrospinota bacterium genome encodes:
- a CDS encoding PhoH family protein, with translation MNILISEFSKEILLENSDYIPSLYGINDRHLKQIENSFNVRISTRGNRMNIKGEKASVLKVEKLIMDLYSMLEENCPFEDNDLKFILRVFIENNGADIKGIFSERVEVASKRRYITPKSIVQKKYIEAIRKNNIVFGIGPAGTGKTYLAMAMGVSGLINKQFRKIILARPAVEAGEKLGFLPGDLYAKVNPYLRPLYDALYDMIDFEKAQKFIERELIEIAPIAYMRGRTLNDSFIILDEAQNATSEQMKMFLTRMGFNSKTIITGDITQVDLPDGKISGLIEIQYILKNIQDIKFIYFSEKDVVRHDLVQYIIKAYETYESKSDNFRKKG